GCCAGAAAGAATTAGTGCATATTCAAAATCATTTTGTAAAAAATGATGCATACTTTGTCTTACAGCATCAGCAGTTCCTTGAAACCATTCATCACTATTTATGGTTTGTTCTGCAGCTAAAACATCTACAAAAGCAGAGCTAAAAAAACTAAAATGATACGTATTTTTGATGTGTGCATTTAAAGAAGCAGAATTAAATTGCGTTAATACATACATTCTTTTAATATCCGAATTTATACAATTAGAAATAGGAATATCTACCAACCTATACTTACCAGCAATTGGTACTGCAGGTTTAGACCTGTCTTTGGTTAGAGGGTATAATCTTGAACCTTGTCCTCCTCCTAAAATTATTCCTAATACTTTATTATTTATCATCTTATTATTTTTTTAATGATTTGTATAATTCTTCTACTTGTTTCGCTATTGCAATCCAGTCAAAATGATCTTCAACTCTTTTTCTACCTTTTTCTGCCATCGATTTTCTTAACACAGGATCTGCAATAACTTTATTAATTCCATCTGCTAAATCTTTGGCAAATTTATCTGGATTCACGGGTTCAAATGGTGCTTCTTTTTGCTGCTCAACAGGCACTAAAATTCCAGTTTCATTATGTACAACAACTTCTTTAATACCACCAACAGCACTTGCAACAACAGCTGTATTGCAGGCCATTGCTTCAATATTTATAATACCAAAAGGTTCGTAAATTGATGGGCAGCAAAATACAGCTGCATGAGAATATAATTCTATAATTTCTTTTTTAGTCACCATTTTATCAATCCAAATAACATTGTTACGTGTTTTTTGAACTTCATGAACAGCTATTTCCATTTCTTTACCAATTTCTTTAGTATCTGGAGCACCTGCACATAACACAATTTGAGTATCTGGATCTATATATTTGATAGCATTTACCAAGTGAATAATTCCTTTTTGCCTAGTTATTCTTCCTACAAAAAGTACATAAGGTTTTGTTTTATCAATTTTATATGCGTCTAAAGTTGATGAATCTTTTGTAGTAATATATTGTTGAAGGTTGATGCCATTGTAAATTACTTTTACTTTATTTTCATCAACATTAAAGTGTTTTAAAACATCCACTTTAGTTTCTTCTGAAACAGCAATTAGTGCATCTGCCATTTCAATGGCTGTTTTTTCTATCCAGGAAGAAGCGTCATAACCACGCCCTAATTGTTCACGTTTCCAAGGTCTTAAAGGTTCTAAAGAATGTGTGGTAATAACTAAGGGAATTCCATAACAAAGCTTTGCCATAATTCCTGCAAAATGTGCATACCAAGTGTGGCAATGAACAACATCAGCATCAATAACGTCTGCATTCATGTGCAAACCTGTACTTAACGTTTGAAATACGGCTTTTAGTTTGTCATCAGCATTTTTAAAAACTTCATTTTCGTAAGGAAAACCTTTAACACTTAAGCTCCCTTCTTTAGAATCTTGATCTCCAAAACATCGGACTTCAACATCCATCAATTTAGAGAGTTCGTCTGCAAGATATTCTACATGAACGCCTGCACCTCCGTAAACGTAAGGAGGAAATTCTCTAGTATAAAAAAGGGTTTTCATAATTTTTTAGTAAATTTAGAGTAGTTATTCTTTTAAAATGAAAAGATAAGAAAATACTCTTAAATGTCCTAAAAATAAAATTCATTTAAATATATATCATTATTATTATGAAAGTGATAATTAACGTATAATATCTAACGATTTTTTATAAATATTTCATTACTTTTTTAAATACGTAGTGAATTCTCTAACTAGTTTTATATAGTAACTAACTATTTCTTAATTTGTTTACTTCGTCTTGAAGTTGTCTTCTTAATTTTTGTTCTCTTTCTAGAGATTTTTTTCTGTGTTGCTCAAATTCTTGTTCAACATCTAGCAAATTATTTTTAGCTTCTTTAGTAAGAACATTGCTTTGTGAGAACTTAAATATGAAATAAAATAATGCCAAAAGAGATACAATAATTATACTCCAAAGTAAAAGATTGTAAGTAGTTTTACTTAATTCAGTTCCAAATAAAGAAATTGAATTCTCATTTTTTTTAGATGCCTCTAATTCAGATTGTGTTTTTAGTAATAAATCTTTAGTACTTTTAATATTGTCTCTTTCTGCTTTTAAAAGACTTTCTTTTTCAGATATTAAACTTTTAGCATCTTTTAGAGAATCTAAAACATTTTTTTTCAATTCTAAATATTTGTCTTTTCCAATAACTTTATAAACTTGGTATGTGGTAGATATTCTGTATATTTTATCAAATTGTCCTTCTAAAGAGTTGTCTTCTTCAACAGTCTCTTGTACTTGAGTTTCAGGTTCTGATTCTTGAGAAAAGTTTGAAAAACTAATAGCTAAAAAAAGAATTAATAATATTTTAAATTTCATTCTAGTGTTTTTAATAATGTAAATTTATGAAAAAAACCCAAACATTTACGTTTGGGTTTAATTATAAGCAAGTAATTTATATTTATTTTATTTTTTCTACAACTGCCTTAAAAGCGTTTGGGTTGTTTACAGCTAAGTCAGCTAAAACCTTTCGGTTTAAGTCGATGTTATTAGCTTTTACTTTCCCCATAAATTGAGAATAAGACATTCCATTTAAACGAGCTGCTGCGTTTATACGCATAATCCATAAAGAACGGAAGTTTCTCTTATTGTTTTTACGGTCTCTATATGCATAAAGCATACCTTTTTCAACCGCATTTTTTGCTACTGTGTAAACGTTTTTTCTACGTCCGAAGTAACCTTTTGCTGCCTTCAAGATTTTTTTTCTTCTTTTTCTTGAGGCTACTGAATTTACTGATCTTGGCATAATTTCAATGTGTTTTGTAATAAGCGACGTTTAAAACGTACTTTTAATTAAAATTTAATTTAATTGCTGCATTACATGGTTAATAATTAAATTCCCTTTTAAACTTAAATTTATTTTAAGTTTAGCATTAGTTTAACGTTAGGCTCATCTGCTTTATCTACTAAAGTATGGTGAGTTAACTTTAATTTACGTTTTTTAGACTTCTTTGTTAAGATGTGACTTTTAAACGCGTGCTTTCTTTTGATTTTCCCAGTACCAGTAACTTTAAATCGTTTTTTGGCGCTAGATTTTGTTTTCATTTTAGGCATTTCTCCTTCGTTTTTAACTTGCTTATTATTATGAGTTGTAAAGTTTACAAACCTGTTGGACTTTAAAAGTAGCTGAATAAAAACTTCTAATTTTTAAAAACTTTAGATCTTGTAACTTTAAAACTGAATTTATTTCAATTTTTTTGGAGCAATAAACATAATCATACGTTTACCTTCCAGTTTTGGTAATTGTTCTACCTTACCATATTCTTCTAATTCTTGGGCTAATTTTAATAATAAAATTTGTCCTTGTTCTTTAAAAATTATAGAACGTCCTTTAAAGAATACAAATGCTTTTAATTTAGCACCATCTTGTAAAAACTTAATAGCATGTTTCTTTTTAAATTCATAATCATGCTCATCTGTCTGTGGTCCAAAACGAATTTCTTTAATAGTAACCTTAGTGGCTTTCGATTTTAGAACTTTTTCACGTTTCTTTTGCTCGTATAAAAATTTCTTATAATCGATAATTTTACAAACAGGTGGTTTTGCTTTGGGTGATATTTCAACCAAATCTAATTCCTGTTCTTTGGCTATTTCTTTTGCTTTTGCTAAAGGATATACACCAACTTCTACATTATCGCCCACAAGACGAACTTCGTCAACATATTTTATTTTCTCATTAATCCTATGTTGATCTTCTTTGATTACTCTTAATGGTCTTCTTGACCTACTTCTACGTATTGCTATGACTTATAATTTTTAAATTTAACTTATGATTGTTTTATCAATCTCTATATTTTGTTACGAAATTCAAATTTACTTAAAATTTCTTCAATGTTTTACTTTCTTCGGCTTTTATTATTGATATAAATTCTTCAATTGTAAAAGTCCCTAAATCTCCTTTACCATGTTTTCTTACAGAAACTGTGCCATCTTGCTCTTCTTTTTCACCAACAATCACCATAAATGGTACTTTGCTAACTTCTGCGTCTCGTATTTTACGTCCAGTTTTTTCACTTCTGTTGTCTACGAGGGCGCGAATTTCGGAATTTTCTAACGATTCTAAAACTTTTTCGCTATATTTTTGATATTTATCACTGATTGGCAATAAGATAACTTGATCTGGAGTTAGCCAAAGAGGGAAATTTCCACCTGTATGTTCTAGTAAAACCGCGATAAAACGTTCCATAGAACCAAAAGGCGCTCTATGAATCATGACTGGTCTATGAGATTGATTATCTGAACCTGTATACGTCAAATCGAAACGTTTTGGTAAATTATAATCTACTTGAATCGTACCAAGTTGCCAACTTCTGCCTAAAGCATCCTTGACCATAAAGTCTAACTTTGGTCCATAAAAGGCAGCTTCACCTTCTTCAATCACAAATTTTAGACCTTTATCAGTTGCAGCATTTATAATTGCTTGTTCTGCAATTTCCCAAGTTTCTGTATCACCTATATATTTATCTGGGTTACTTTTATCTCTAATAGAAACCTGTGCAGTAAAATCTTCAAATCCTAAAGAACCAAAAACATATAAAACCAAATCAATTACATCTTTAAATTCTTGATCTAATTGTTCTGGTGTACAGAAAATATGAGCATCATCTTGTGTAAAACCTCGTACACGAGTTAAACCATGTAATTCACCACTTTGCTCATATCTATAAACAGTTCCAAATTCTGCAAAACGTTTTGGTAAATCTTTATAAGAATAAGGTTTAAAGTTATAAACTTCACAGTGATGAGGGCAATTCATAGGTTTTAATAAAAACTCTTCATCCATTTTAGGAGTTTTTATCGACTGAAAACTATCAGCACCATATTTCTCATAATGTCCAGAAGTTACATAAAGTTCCTTTTGACCAATATGTGGTGTCATAACCATTTCATAACCTGCTTTTTTCTGAGCAGCTTTTAAGAAATCTTCTAATCTAGCACGTAAAGCAGCACCTTTTGGTAACCATAAAGGTAAGCCAGCACCAACTTTTTGAGAAAAAGTAAACAACTCTAATTCTTTCCCTAATTTTCTATGATCTCTTTTTTTAGCTTCTTCTAATAATTCTAAATATTCAGTAAGCATTTTTTGTTTTGGAAAACTAATTCCATAAACACGTGTTAACTGATTATTGTTTTCATCTCCTCTCCAATAAGCGCCTGCAACACTCATTATTTTTATCGCTTTTATAATTCCTGTGTTAGGAATATGGCCTCCTCTACATAAATCAGTAAAGTTGCTATGATCACAAAATGTAATTTCACCATCTGTTAAGTTTTCAATTAACTCAACTTTATATTCATTATTTTCTTCCTTATATAAAGACAAAGCATCAGCTTTAGAAACAGGACGAATGGAGAATTCATGTTTTCCACGAGCAATTTCTAAAAATTTCTTCTCAATAGCTGGGAAATCTTTATCAGAAATAACAGCATCGCCCAAATCTACATCATAATAAAAACCGTTATCAATAGCTGGCCCAATGGTTAATTTTGCCTTTGGATAAAAACTTAAAATGGCTTCAGCTAAAACGTGAGCGGAAGAATGCCAAAAAGCTTTTTTACCATTTTCATCATTAAATGTATATAAAACTAGTGAACCATCTGTGGTTAGTGGAGTAGAGGTTTCAATTGTTTTTCCATTAAAGTTTGCAGAAATAACGTTTCTAGCAAACCCTTCACTAATGTTTTTAGCAACATCCATTGGAGTGCTATTTATTTCAAACTCCTTAATAGTTCCGTCAGGTAAAGTAATATGAATCATTTAATCTATTTAATTTGAGGTGGCAAAGATATTAGAAAACAATTTTTCACACAATATATATATGTACTTATTAATATGTGATTTTTCAAAGTTGTTTTAGATTTAATCAAACTGGAATTTATTAGCATGAATATTATTTAAAATAGCTTGTTAACGATTACTCTATTTTTTGTAATGCTAAATATTATCTAATAAAAGCAGAAGATAAGGAGTAATAATTAATATTTTTTGGGTGTTACCCCGCAAAAAGGCGTGGTCGGGCTTTGAGTTTATCTTGAGCGAAGTCGAAAGGCACTCGCTTTTTTTATGTTTGTAATTATAAATCATTATTTTTTTAAAAATTGGGTTGAATTAAATTAGCATTGTTGATTAATAAGGGAACTATAAAAAAAGAGCTCAAACAACAGCTTCAATCCCTAACACAGGTTTAGATAATTTTTACAGGCATTAGTTAATACTTCTCTGTTAACATAGAATAAACATAAATAGAGTTCCACCAGAATTTTATTTTAAATACAAATTGTTTTTTTTAATTTTTTTTAGTTTATAATTATCGTGTTTTCAGTGTTTTATTTTGAGTTGATAAAAAAAGTTCAAAAGAAATTAAGATAATAGTTGTGTATGTGTGATTGAGTTGTATATTTGCACCCGCTAACGGAGATTTGGTTAGTTTGAGTTCTTTGAGGTTTCTGTTATTGGCTTTGTGTTGGTGTTGGTTATTGTTTTTAGAATTTGGTAAAATTTTAAAAAAAATAATTAATTTTAATTAGGTTGATAAATATAAATGGTTGTATCTTTGCAGTCCGAAATTTTCGGTGTAAGGTCAGTTGTTTAAGGGGTAAAAAAAGAAATAGAAAAAAAGTTATTTTTTATTTGTCAGATTAAAAATAAGTTTTAGATTTGCACCCGCTAACAGAAATAGCAAAAAAAGTTCAGAGAGGTTTTGGAATAATAATAGTAAGATTTTTTAAGTTTTACAAATTATTAAATAGTTCGATTCTATTGTTTCTACAGATTTAGGTTTTATAGAGATTGTTTAACGACAAGATTGCGGAATTTAAGAAGTTCATTGAAAATATTGAAATTGACAGCGTAAATAAAGAGTAGAATAACCATGTTTAATTAATTAGACAAATTCTTTTGAAACTTATTCATTCATATTATTAAAGATATACAATGAAGAGTTTGATCCTGGCTCAGGATGAACGCTAGCGGCAGGCTTAACACATGCAAGTCGAGGGGTAACATTGTGCTTGCACAGATGACGACCGGCGCACGGGTGCGTAACGCGTATAGAATCTACCTTTTACAGGGGGATAGCCTTTAGAAATGAAGATTAATATCCCATAGTATTGAGACTTGGCATCGAGACTTAATTAAAGATTTATCGGTAAAAGATGACTATGCGTCCTATTAGCTAGATGGTAAGGTAACGGCTTACCATGGCGACGATAGGTAGGGGTCCTGAGAGGGAGATCCCCCACACTGGTACTGAGACACGGACCAGACTCCTACGGGAGGCAGCAGTGAGGAATATTGGGCAATGGAGGTAACTCTGACCCAGCCATGCCGCGTGCAGGAAGACTGCCCTATGGGTTGTAAACTGCTTTTATACAGGAAGAAACACTGGTATGTATACCAGCTTGACGGTACTGTAAGAATAAGGACCGGCTAACTCCGTGCCAGCAGCCGCGGTAATACGGAGGGTCCGAGCGTTATCCGGAATCATTGGGTTTAAAGGGTCCGCAGGCGGTCAATTAAGTCAGAGGTGAAATCCCATAGCTTAACTATGGAACTGCCTTTGATACTGGTTGACTTGAGTCATATGGAAGTAGATAGAATGTGTAGTGTAGCGGTGAAATGCATAGATATTACACAGAATACCGATTGCGAAGGCAGTCTACTACGTATGTACTGACGCTCATGGACGAAAGCGTGGGGAGCGAACAGGATTAGATACCCTGGTAGTCCACGCCGTAAACGATGGATACTAGTTGTTGGGCATAAGCTCAGTGACTAAGCGAAAGTGATAAGTATCCCACCTGGGGAGTACGGTCGCAAGACTGAAACTCAAAGGAATTGACGGGGGCCCGCACAAGCGGTGGAGCATGTGGTTTAATTCGATGATACGCGAGGAACCTTACCAGGGCTTAAATGTAGTATGACAGGTTTAGAGATAGACTTTTCTTCGGACATATTACAAGGTGCTGCATGGTTGTCGTCAGCTCGTGCCGTGAGGTGTCAGGTTAAGTCCTATAACGAGCGCAACCCTTGTCATTAGTTGCCAGCATGTAAAGATGGGGACTCTAATGAGACTGCCGGTGCAAACCGCGAGGAAGGTGGGGATGACGTCAAATCATCACGGCCCTTACGTCCTGGGCCACACACGTGCTACAATGGTATGGACAATGAGCAGCCATCTGGCAACAGAGAGCGAATCTATAAACCATATCACAGTTCGGATCGGAGTCTGCAACTCGACTCCGTGAAGCTGGAATCGCTAGTAATCGGATATCAGCCATGATCCGGTGAATACGTTCCCGGGCCTTGTACACACCGCCCGTCAAGCCATGGAAGCTGGGAGTGCCTGAAGTCGGTTACCGCAAGGAGCCGCCTAGGGTAAAACTGGTAACTAGGGCTAAGTCGTAACAAGGTAGCCGTACCGGAAGGTGCGGCTGGAACACCTCCTTTCTAGAGAAAGATGGTGAGTTACAAAAGGGAAGTTTTACTCTTTTGCTGTTAATTTTTATAATATAATAATATCAAGCTATTATAGTCTCGTAGCTCAGCTGGTTAGAGCGCTACACTGATAATGTAGAGGTCGGCAGTTCGAGTCTGCCCGGGACTACAATTTTTGATATTATAGAGGAAATTCTAGAAGCAGAATAATTACAAATTACGAATTAGTAATTACTAATGACTAACGATTAATTACTAGTAACTAGTAATGGGGGATTAGCTCAGCTGGCTAGAGCGCTTGCCTTGCACGCAAGAGGTCATCGGTTCGACTCCGATATTCTCCACGACGGTCAATTTTAATTAAAAGACCACAAGTTCATTGACATATTGGTAAAATGATATCGTAAGAATCAAAAAGATAGAGAGTTTAAAATAGAGATATTTTAGACATATTTTATAAAAATATAAAAGAGCTCGTTGTAGTAGAGATACTATAGCAAAAAGTACAATAAGTTAAGTAAGGGCGTATGGCGGATGCCTAGGCTCTCAGAGGCGATGAAGGACGTGATAAGCTGCGAAAAGCTACGGGGAGGGGCACATACCTTATAATCCGTAGATATCCGAATGGGGCAACCCGGCATGTTGAAGACATGTCACCTAGCAATAGGGGTAAACCCGGTGAACTGAAACATCTAAGTAACCGGAGGAAGAGAAAACAATAGTGATTCCGTTAGTAGTGGCGAGCGAACGCGGATTAGCCCAAACCAATATTGTTACGGCAATATTGGGGTTGTAGGACCACAATATTTGATGCTACGTGAATTAGAACTGTTTGGAAAGACAGACCAAAGAGGGTGATAGTCCCGTAAAAGTAAGCAAAGTTATTGATAGTGGTATCCTGAGTAGTGCGGGACACGAGTAATCCTGTATGAATCCACCGGGACCATCCGGTAAGGCTAAATACTCCTGAGAGACCGATAGTGAACTAGTACCGTGAGGGAAAGGTGAAAAGAACCCTAAGTAAGGGAGTGAAAGAGATCCTGAAACCGTACGCCTACAAGCGGTCGGAGCACATTTATGTGTGACGGCGTGCCTTTTGCATAATGAGCCTACGAGTTACTGTTTCTAGCAAGGTTAATTGATTAAGTCAAGGAGCCGTAGCGAAAGCGAGTCTGAATAGGGCGCTTTAGTTAGTAGTAGTAGACGCGAAACCGAGTGATCTACCCATGGGCAGGTTGAAGCTGTGGTAACACATAGTGGAGGACCGAACCAGTTGACGTTGAAAAGTCTTTGGATGACCTGTGGGTAGGGGTGAAAGGCCAATCAAACTCGGAAATAGCTCGTACTCCCCGAAATGCATTTAGGTGCAGCGTTGAGTAAAAGTTTTATAGAGGTAGAGCTACTGATTGGATGCGGGGGCTTCATCGCCTACCAATTCCTGACAAACTCCGAATGCTATAAAATGTTTCTCAGCAGTGAGGGCATGGGTGCTAAGGTCCATGTCCGAGAGGGAAAGAACCCAGACCATCAGCTAAGGTCCCAAAATATATGTTAAGTTGAAAAAACGAGGTTTGTCTGCTTAGACAGCTAGGATGTTGGCTTGGAAGCAGCCATTCATTTAAAGAGTGCGTAACAGCTCACTAGTCGAGCGGACGAGCATGGATAATAATCGGGCATAAACATATTACCGAAGCTATGGATTTGTATTATATACAAGTGGTAGGGGAGCATTGTAACAGGGTAGAAGGTGTACTGTAAGGTATGCTGGACTGGTTACAAAAGAAAATGTAGGCATAAGTAACGATAATGCGGGCGAGAAACCCGCACACCGAAAGACTAAGGTTTCCTCAGCGATGCTAATCAGCTGAGGGTTAGTCGGGTCCTAAGGCGAATCCGAAAGGAGTAGTCGATGGATAACAGGTTAATATTCCTGTACTTCTTATAATTGCGATGGGGTGACGGAGTATTGAAAGCACCGCGTACTGACGGAATAGTACGTTGAAGACTGTATTTATAGAACTTATAGGTAAATCCGTAGGTTTTGGAGAAGGTTGATAGTACCACAAATCTTCGGATGAGTGGATAGTGTGCCTAAAAGCTTCCAAGAAAAACCTCTAAGCTTCAGATTATAAGAACCCGTACCGTAAACCGACACAGGTAGTTGGGATGAGAATTCTAAGGTGCTCGAGAGATTCATGGCTAAGGAACTAGGCAAAATAGACCCGTAACTTCGGGAGAAGGGTCGCCCTGTAGCAATACAGGGCCGCAGTGAAAAGGTCCAGGCGACTGTTTATCAAAAACACAGGGCTTTGCTAAATTGAAAGATGATGTATAAGGCCTGACACCTGCCCGGTGCTGGAAGGTTAAGTGGAGGGTTTAGCTTCGGCGAAGATCTGAAATGAAGCCCCAGTAAACGGCGGCCGTAACTATAACGGTCCTAAGGTAGCGAAATTCCTTGTCGGGTAAGTTCCGACCTGCACGAATGGTGCAACGATCTGGACACTGTCTCAGCCATGAGCTCGGTGAAATTGTAGTATCGGTGAAGATGCCGATTACCCGCAGCGGGACGAAAAGACCCCGTGAACCTTTACTATAGCTTAGTATTGGCTTTGGATAAGTAATGTGTAGGATAGGTGGGAGACTACGAAGCAGCGTCGCTAGGCGTTGTGGAGTCATCCTTGAAATACCACCCTTTGCTTATCTAGAGTCTAACTCAGAGATGAGGACAGTGCTTGGTGGGTAGTTTGACTGGGGTGGTCGCCTCCAAAAGAGTAACGGAGGCTTCTAAAGGTACCCTCAGCACGCTTGGTAACCGTGCGTAGAGTGCAATGGCATAAGGGTGCTTGACTGAGAGACATACAGGTCGATCAGGTTGGAAACAAGAGCATAGTGATCCGGTGGTTCCGCATGGAAGGGCCATCGCTCAAAGGATAAAAGGTACTCCGGGGATAACAGGCTGATCTCCCCCAAGAGCTCATATCGACGGGGGGGTTTGGCACCTCGATGTCGGCTCGTCACATCCTGGGGCTGGAGAAGGTCCCAAGGGTTGGGCTGTTCGCCCATTAAAGTGGCACGCGAGCTGGGTTCAGAACGTCGTGAGACAGTTCGGTCTCTATCTGCTGTGGGCGTTAGAAATTTGAGTGGATCTGACTCTAGTACGAGAGGACCGAGTTGGACTGACCTCTAGTGCATCTGTTGTCACGCCAGTGGCATAGCAGAGTAGCTACGTCGGGAAGGGATAAGCGCTGAAAGCATATAAGCGCGAAACCCACCACAAGATGAGATTTCTTTAAAGGGTCGTGGGAGATTACCACGTTGATAGGCTATAGGTGTAAAGGCAGTAATGTCATAGCCAAGTAGTACTAATAACCCATAGACTTATGTACGCTTCTCCCGTTAGCAATAACGGGAGAGAAACTCTTTTTTTAAAACATATTTTTTAAAAAACTTACAATATTATTTTATCATATGTTAATAGTATACAGTTCTATTGAACTGAAAATTTTAGGGTAGTTATAGCATTGGGGATCACCTCTTCCCATCTCGAACAGAGAAGTTAAGCCCAATAGCGCCGATGGTACTGCATTTTATGTGGGAGAGTAGGTCGCTGCCTTTCTTAAAGCTGATTCAATTCAGTAAACACAAAACCTTATATCTTATGATATAAGGTTTTTTTTTTGACTATTTCACACGCTTTTTTTTAACAATACAATATTCTAATGTATTTTCGTTATAAATGTATTGATTTCTCTTTTTTTAGAATTAAATGAAAAATATCTGTTATTTATTACTATTGTTTTTTTTTACCCTGAGGATAAACTCCCAAGTAGGGGGTGAGAGCGTCTATGAATTTTTAAATTTATCTACTTCTGCTAGACAAATTGCTTTAGGAGGGGAAGTTTTAACACTTACTGATGACATCAATCAACCGATTTGGAATCCTGCTGTTATAAATAACGAACTTGACAATAAAATAGCTGCCAACTATTCTAGTTTTTTGGCTGGTATCAATATGTTCATTCAGTAAAAATAAAAACAATTCATAAATAT
The DNA window shown above is from Polaribacter sp. Hel_I_88 and carries:
- the rplT gene encoding 50S ribosomal protein L20, whose amino-acid sequence is MPRSVNSVASRKRRKKILKAAKGYFGRRKNVYTVAKNAVEKGMLYAYRDRKNNKRNFRSLWIMRINAAARLNGMSYSQFMGKVKANNIDLNRKVLADLAVNNPNAFKAVVEKIK
- the infC gene encoding translation initiation factor IF-3, with translation MKEDQHRINEKIKYVDEVRLVGDNVEVGVYPLAKAKEIAKEQELDLVEISPKAKPPVCKIIDYKKFLYEQKKREKVLKSKATKVTIKEIRFGPQTDEHDYEFKKKHAIKFLQDGAKLKAFVFFKGRSIIFKEQGQILLLKLAQELEEYGKVEQLPKLEGKRMIMFIAPKKLK
- the glgA gene encoding glycogen synthase, which produces MKTLFYTREFPPYVYGGAGVHVEYLADELSKLMDVEVRCFGDQDSKEGSLSVKGFPYENEVFKNADDKLKAVFQTLSTGLHMNADVIDADVVHCHTWYAHFAGIMAKLCYGIPLVITTHSLEPLRPWKREQLGRGYDASSWIEKTAIEMADALIAVSEETKVDVLKHFNVDENKVKVIYNGINLQQYITTKDSSTLDAYKIDKTKPYVLFVGRITRQKGIIHLVNAIKYIDPDTQIVLCAGAPDTKEIGKEMEIAVHEVQKTRNNVIWIDKMVTKKEIIELYSHAAVFCCPSIYEPFGIINIEAMACNTAVVASAVGGIKEVVVHNETGILVPVEQQKEAPFEPVNPDKFAKDLADGINKVIADPVLRKSMAEKGRKRVEDHFDWIAIAKQVEELYKSLKK
- the rpmI gene encoding 50S ribosomal protein L35 encodes the protein MPKMKTKSSAKKRFKVTGTGKIKRKHAFKSHILTKKSKKRKLKLTHHTLVDKADEPNVKLMLNLK
- the thrS gene encoding threonine--tRNA ligase; translation: MIHITLPDGTIKEFEINSTPMDVAKNISEGFARNVISANFNGKTIETSTPLTTDGSLVLYTFNDENGKKAFWHSSAHVLAEAILSFYPKAKLTIGPAIDNGFYYDVDLGDAVISDKDFPAIEKKFLEIARGKHEFSIRPVSKADALSLYKEENNEYKVELIENLTDGEITFCDHSNFTDLCRGGHIPNTGIIKAIKIMSVAGAYWRGDENNNQLTRVYGISFPKQKMLTEYLELLEEAKKRDHRKLGKELELFTFSQKVGAGLPLWLPKGAALRARLEDFLKAAQKKAGYEMVMTPHIGQKELYVTSGHYEKYGADSFQSIKTPKMDEEFLLKPMNCPHHCEVYNFKPYSYKDLPKRFAEFGTVYRYEQSGELHGLTRVRGFTQDDAHIFCTPEQLDQEFKDVIDLVLYVFGSLGFEDFTAQVSIRDKSNPDKYIGDTETWEIAEQAIINAATDKGLKFVIEEGEAAFYGPKLDFMVKDALGRSWQLGTIQVDYNLPKRFDLTYTGSDNQSHRPVMIHRAPFGSMERFIAVLLEHTGGNFPLWLTPDQVILLPISDKYQKYSEKVLESLENSEIRALVDNRSEKTGRKIRDAEVSKVPFMVIVGEKEEQDGTVSVRKHGKGDLGTFTIEEFISIIKAEESKTLKKF